The Klebsiella africana sequence TAACCAGATCAGCGGCAAAAAACCCGCCAGGTGAAGTAAGACTTTTAACCAGGCGATCTGTTTGACGGTGAAACGCACTAGAAGTTCTCCCGCAGGTTCATGCCGCGATACAGTGAGGCCACTTCGTCGGCATAGCCGTTGAATAGCAGTGTCGGCTGACGCTTCACGTCGAGTACGCCGCCGGCCCCGATAAACCGTTCGCTGGCCTGCGACCAGCGGGGGTGATCGACATGGGGATTGACGTTGGCAAAGAAACCGTATTCGTCGGGTGCCGCCATATTCCAGGTAGTTGGCGGCCTGTCGCGAGTCAGTTCGATGCTGACGATGGATTTTATGCCTTTAAAACCATACTTCCACGGTACAGTCAGGCGGACCGGCGCGCCGTTTTGCGGCGGCAGCGCTTTGCCATATACACCGACGGTAAGCAGTGTCAACGGATGCATTGCTTCATCCAGGCGCAGCCCTTCCACATAAGGATAAGCGAGTCCCCCGCCGATAAAACGATCTTTCTGCCCTGGCATTTGCTCCGGGGCGTAGAGGGTTTTGAAGGCTACATAGCGTGCGTTGCTGGTGGGCTCCACCAGCGCTAACAGTTTATGCAGCGGGAAACCGACCCAGGGAACTACCATCGACCAGGCCTCCACGCAGCGCATACGGTAAATGCGCTCTTCCAGCGGAAAGCGTTTGGTCAGATCGTCATGGTCAAGGGTCAGCGGCTTCGCCACTTCACCGCCGATGGCCAGTGTCCAGGGATCGGTGCGCAGGCTACCTGCGTTCGCCGCCGGATCGGCTTTATCGAGGCCGAATTCATAAAAGTTATTGTAACCGGCAACCTTATCTTCCGGGGTAAGCGTCAGCTTTGACTGCCACTCGGCGGGCCTGGCAAAGTCGAGTGCTTTGCCGGCCGGAGCCGGCGGGCGATCGTGACCTTTAAACCAGTCCAGCAGATCGGCCTGTGCGGTAGCGGGTAGTGAAAGCGCGGTCGCGCTGATGCCCAGTATTTTCAGCACCTGGCGCCGCTTCAGCATAAAAACGGATTC is a genomic window containing:
- the msrP gene encoding protein-methionine-sulfoxide reductase catalytic subunit MsrP, whose amino-acid sequence is MKRKILTEADVTAESVFMLKRRQVLKILGISATALSLPATAQADLLDWFKGHDRPPAPAGKALDFARPAEWQSKLTLTPEDKVAGYNNFYEFGLDKADPAANAGSLRTDPWTLAIGGEVAKPLTLDHDDLTKRFPLEERIYRMRCVEAWSMVVPWVGFPLHKLLALVEPTSNARYVAFKTLYAPEQMPGQKDRFIGGGLAYPYVEGLRLDEAMHPLTLLTVGVYGKALPPQNGAPVRLTVPWKYGFKGIKSIVSIELTRDRPPTTWNMAAPDEYGFFANVNPHVDHPRWSQASERFIGAGGVLDVKRQPTLLFNGYADEVASLYRGMNLRENF